Proteins co-encoded in one Bacillus infantis NRRL B-14911 genomic window:
- the thiI gene encoding tRNA uracil 4-sulfurtransferase ThiI translates to MNYDRILIRYGEISTKGRNRGKFVEKLKKSIKKVLHSYPAVRIEGQRDRMFIQLNGENGDEIIEKLKGVFGIQSFSPAVKTEKDIEKIKEAALALLKRVYKDGDTFKVSARRADKSFHLDTGELNHALGSHILKNMEGLKVDVKQPDINLQAEIRPEAAYLSCENIQGAGGMPAGSGGKAMLMLSGGIDSPVAGYLSMKRGLDVEAVHFYSPPFTSERSKQKVIDLAEKLAGYTGQMVLHIVPFTEIQQLIQKQVPENYTMTTTRRLMLKITDLVREKHGGLAVITGESLGQVASQTLDSMYAINEVTSTPVLRPLITMDKTDIIEIAQEIDTHDISILPYDDCCTVFVPASPKTKPKLDKAAYYESFVDFDALIAKAVEHIETIHIKPYEAGSGSEDDLF, encoded by the coding sequence ATGAATTATGACCGCATATTAATCCGCTATGGAGAAATTTCAACAAAAGGCCGAAACAGGGGGAAGTTTGTCGAGAAGCTGAAAAAAAGCATTAAAAAAGTTCTGCACAGCTACCCAGCCGTCAGGATCGAAGGCCAGAGGGACAGGATGTTCATCCAGCTTAACGGTGAAAATGGGGACGAGATCATCGAGAAGCTCAAAGGGGTTTTTGGCATCCAATCCTTCAGTCCTGCTGTAAAAACGGAAAAGGATATAGAAAAAATCAAGGAAGCTGCCCTGGCACTTTTAAAACGGGTATACAAGGATGGAGATACCTTCAAGGTATCGGCGCGGAGAGCGGATAAAAGCTTTCACCTTGACACCGGAGAACTGAACCATGCACTTGGCTCACATATCCTGAAGAATATGGAAGGCTTGAAAGTGGATGTGAAACAGCCTGATATCAATCTCCAGGCTGAGATAAGGCCGGAAGCCGCATATCTCTCATGCGAAAATATCCAGGGAGCCGGAGGGATGCCGGCAGGCTCAGGCGGCAAGGCGATGCTCATGCTGTCAGGCGGCATAGACAGCCCCGTCGCAGGCTATTTATCCATGAAGAGAGGGCTTGATGTAGAAGCCGTCCATTTCTACAGCCCTCCTTTCACCAGCGAAAGGTCGAAGCAAAAGGTGATTGACCTGGCAGAAAAGCTGGCGGGATATACAGGGCAGATGGTCCTTCACATTGTTCCTTTTACGGAAATCCAGCAGCTCATCCAAAAGCAGGTGCCTGAAAATTATACGATGACAACCACCAGAAGGCTGATGCTTAAAATTACGGATCTCGTCCGGGAAAAGCATGGCGGGCTCGCAGTCATTACCGGTGAAAGCCTCGGGCAGGTTGCAAGCCAGACACTGGACAGCATGTACGCTATTAATGAAGTGACAAGCACACCGGTACTGCGCCCGCTGATAACAATGGACAAGACCGATATTATTGAGATTGCACAGGAAATTGACACCCATGACATATCCATCCTGCCATATGATGACTGCTGCACCGTATTTGTCCCGGCTTCTCCAAAAACGAAGCCCAAGCTTGATAAAGCAGCATATTATGAAAGTTTTGTTGATTTTGATGCGCTTATTGCAAAAGCTGTGGAGCATATTGAAACTATTCACATCAAGCCGTATGAAGCAGGCAGTGGAAGTGAGGACGATCTTTTCTAG
- a CDS encoding DUF2953 domain-containing protein → MWWLILGAAAAVILLLLIILLFSKLTVYFNFYHGQDNDHISIKFRAWLGLIRYNIQVPLIKIDDDSPSIVVEEKVEAGREEEKKQEDRKKFTPEDFLNSIKDAEELIRHVFGLHTIIRRFLKKVAIRDIEWHTLAGIGDAAHTAVLAGIIWSAKGSLVGILSHYMRMRDMPVLSVTPHFQAAVSQTRFSCMFQFRIGQAMLAGIKLIKYWKGGMPDFRTKPLSVLSDNKTKSV, encoded by the coding sequence ATGTGGTGGCTGATCCTTGGAGCAGCAGCGGCAGTCATTCTGCTTTTGCTCATTATTCTTCTTTTCTCAAAGCTAACAGTTTACTTTAACTTTTATCATGGCCAGGACAATGACCATATATCAATAAAGTTCCGGGCCTGGTTGGGGCTTATCCGCTATAACATACAGGTTCCGCTGATAAAAATCGATGATGACTCCCCTTCCATTGTGGTTGAAGAGAAAGTGGAAGCCGGCCGGGAGGAGGAGAAGAAGCAGGAAGACCGGAAAAAGTTCACGCCGGAGGACTTCCTGAACAGTATCAAGGATGCTGAGGAGCTGATACGCCATGTATTTGGCCTCCACACGATCATCCGGCGATTTCTGAAAAAGGTGGCAATCAGGGATATCGAATGGCATACATTGGCCGGAATCGGTGATGCGGCGCACACTGCTGTCCTTGCAGGGATAATCTGGTCTGCAAAAGGAAGCCTGGTCGGCATTCTCAGCCACTATATGAGGATGAGGGACATGCCCGTTTTGTCGGTGACCCCCCATTTTCAGGCTGCAGTTTCCCAAACCCGTTTTTCATGTATGTTTCAATTCCGCATCGGGCAAGCTATGTTGGCAGGAATTAAACTGATTAAATATTGGAAAGGCGGAATGCCGGACTTTAGGACAAAGCCGTTATCCGTGCTATCTGATAATAAAACAAAATCCGTTTAG
- a CDS encoding RDD family protein — protein sequence MTTLDSHLDKDLPADNHSPASPSYEDHAASVRFAGFWMRFWAYLADLIVIGSINRIIVHPIFRAADLPLADSGIFTPANIVTSIIFYAYFVLMTKYFRQTLGKMIFGLKVVSLKDEEMSWSTILFREWIGRFISATIYIGYVIVAFLPKKQGLHDLFADTSVIHERK from the coding sequence ATGACCACATTAGACAGCCATTTGGACAAGGATTTGCCTGCTGACAATCATTCACCAGCCAGCCCGTCATATGAAGATCATGCGGCATCAGTCCGTTTTGCCGGTTTCTGGATGAGGTTCTGGGCGTATCTGGCCGATCTCATTGTCATAGGCAGCATTAACCGCATTATCGTGCATCCGATTTTTCGGGCGGCGGATCTTCCCCTTGCCGATTCCGGGATTTTCACTCCCGCAAATATCGTAACAAGCATCATTTTTTATGCCTATTTTGTCCTGATGACAAAGTATTTCAGGCAGACGCTCGGGAAAATGATATTTGGGCTGAAAGTAGTCAGTCTTAAAGATGAAGAAATGTCCTGGAGCACCATATTGTTCAGGGAGTGGATCGGTCGTTTCATTTCAGCCACTATTTATATTGGCTATGTCATTGTCGCTTTTCTGCCGAAAAAACAGGGGCTTCATGACCTGTTTGCCGATACAAGCGTTATTCACGAAAGAAAATAA
- a CDS encoding NAD kinase: MKVTRRNLYFYHKKDSEMMEKAGHLYELAEKYGFTIVNDFKQANIIVSIGGDGTFLQAVRKTGFREDCLYAGISTTGTLSMYCDFHIDDTSKMVEAMANEQIEVRRYPTMEIKVDDESSFYCLNEFSIRSAIIKTFVMDVFIDNLHFETFRGDGMIVATPTGSTAYNKSVNGAIVDPMLPCLQVSELASLNNNRYRTLGSSFILSSGRSLTLRVIQDGNDHPTMGMDNEALSIQHVEKIEAKLSGKQIKTVKLKDNSFWEKVKRSFL; encoded by the coding sequence ATGAAAGTGACGCGCCGAAACTTATATTTTTACCATAAGAAAGATTCTGAAATGATGGAAAAAGCAGGCCATCTTTATGAGCTTGCCGAAAAATACGGCTTTACCATAGTCAATGACTTTAAACAGGCTAATATCATTGTGAGCATTGGCGGTGACGGGACATTTCTTCAGGCGGTCCGCAAGACCGGCTTCCGCGAGGACTGCCTGTACGCGGGCATCTCTACGACCGGCACATTAAGCATGTACTGCGATTTCCATATTGATGACACATCCAAGATGGTTGAAGCGATGGCCAATGAGCAGATTGAAGTCAGAAGATACCCGACGATGGAGATAAAGGTGGATGATGAATCCTCCTTCTATTGCCTGAATGAATTCAGCATCCGGTCTGCGATCATCAAAACATTTGTTATGGATGTATTTATCGATAATCTCCATTTCGAAACCTTCAGGGGCGACGGGATGATTGTCGCAACTCCGACAGGCAGTACAGCCTATAATAAATCGGTCAATGGCGCCATCGTTGACCCTATGCTCCCTTGCCTCCAGGTCAGCGAACTGGCATCCCTGAACAATAACCGCTACAGGACACTGGGTTCTTCATTCATCCTGAGCAGCGGCCGCAGCCTGACCCTCAGAGTCATCCAGGACGGCAATGACCATCCGACAATGGGAATGGACAACGAAGCACTAAGCATCCAGCATGTCGAAAAAATTGAAGCCAAACTGAGCGGCAAACAAATCAAGACTGTCAAACTTAAGGACAACTCCTTCTGGGAAAAGGTAAAGAGGAGTTTTCTATAA
- a CDS encoding amidohydrolase, producing the protein MRTLWHGGHIYTLQEEGHKAEAVMTENGKILRAGPLEDLKRNFSVKPSEMRDLEGRLMLPGFVDSHMHLIGHGERLIRLDLSGYTSKSQVLEAVKEYAGKFSKGSWVIGEGWNENLWDIPAPILAKELDEAVPGHPVCLKRICRHAIAVNSKALVAGGITPETICPPGGVIEKDEEGLPSGLLKDQAQELIFSILPGASKEYLETAMRAAIQDAYALGLTGAHTEDLNYYGGFHGTYRTFKEVIGEDKLPFRAHLLVHHEVINDMKLEGGNYLGGDEWIEFGAMKIFSDGALGGRTALLSHPYADDPSTSGVAIFTQDQLDGLLKKARELDMPVAIHAIGDRAFEMSLNSIEKYPLKGKGRDRLIHAQILRKELISRAKKLPLILDIQPRFLASDFPWVISRIGEEHMDYCYAWKTLLDEGIPCAGGSDAPIEQADPLLGIHSAVTRTSSDDPGRIAYIKEEALSMYEAVSLYTKGSAYAICHEVDRGMIKEGYLADFTILDRNIFEEDPEALLRTRVNETVIGGKTVYKRGQI; encoded by the coding sequence ATGCGGACACTATGGCATGGAGGACATATATATACCCTTCAGGAAGAAGGGCATAAAGCCGAAGCGGTTATGACGGAGAATGGAAAGATCCTGAGGGCAGGGCCGCTGGAAGACTTGAAAAGAAACTTCTCGGTAAAACCCTCTGAAATGAGGGACCTTGAGGGAAGGCTGATGCTGCCCGGTTTTGTGGACAGCCATATGCATTTGATTGGGCATGGGGAGAGGCTGATAAGGCTTGATCTGTCTGGTTATACCTCAAAATCGCAAGTGCTGGAGGCAGTTAAAGAGTATGCAGGGAAGTTTTCAAAAGGCAGCTGGGTCATTGGCGAGGGCTGGAACGAAAATTTATGGGACATCCCTGCCCCCATTCTGGCAAAGGAGCTTGATGAAGCAGTCCCTGGACATCCAGTCTGCCTGAAAAGGATCTGCCGGCACGCAATTGCAGTCAATTCGAAAGCATTGGTAGCAGGCGGAATTACCCCTGAAACCATTTGCCCTCCAGGGGGAGTCATTGAAAAAGATGAAGAAGGCCTTCCATCAGGCCTGCTGAAGGACCAGGCACAGGAGCTGATCTTCTCTATTCTCCCTGGTGCTTCAAAGGAGTATCTGGAGACGGCAATGCGTGCAGCCATCCAGGATGCCTACGCACTGGGCCTGACAGGGGCACATACTGAGGATCTTAATTATTATGGCGGTTTCCATGGGACCTATAGGACTTTCAAGGAGGTCATCGGTGAAGATAAACTGCCTTTCCGGGCCCACCTGCTCGTCCATCACGAGGTAATCAATGACATGAAGCTTGAGGGCGGAAATTATCTTGGCGGAGATGAGTGGATAGAATTCGGTGCAATGAAGATTTTTTCAGACGGGGCATTGGGAGGCCGGACTGCTTTGCTGAGCCATCCGTATGCGGATGATCCTTCAACCTCAGGAGTGGCTATTTTTACACAGGATCAGCTTGACGGGCTATTGAAAAAAGCCAGGGAGCTGGATATGCCGGTGGCCATACATGCCATCGGTGACAGGGCTTTTGAAATGTCACTGAACAGCATTGAAAAATACCCGCTGAAAGGAAAAGGCAGGGACCGGCTCATTCATGCACAGATACTGCGGAAAGAACTCATTTCAAGGGCAAAAAAGCTTCCTCTTATACTGGATATACAGCCAAGATTCCTGGCTTCTGACTTTCCGTGGGTCATCAGCAGGATCGGTGAAGAGCATATGGATTACTGTTATGCCTGGAAAACATTGCTTGATGAAGGCATCCCATGTGCAGGCGGATCTGATGCGCCAATCGAGCAGGCTGACCCGCTCCTCGGCATCCATTCGGCGGTTACAAGAACCAGCAGCGATGACCCCGGGAGGATTGCCTATATCAAAGAGGAGGCATTATCCATGTACGAAGCTGTTTCCTTATATACAAAAGGCAGCGCATATGCAATCTGCCATGAAGTTGACAGGGGAATGATCAAGGAAGGATATCTTGCTGATTTCACAATCCTTGACCGGAATATATTCGAAGAAGATCCGGAGGCACTCCTCCGTACACGAGTCAATGAGACAGTAATAGGAGGAAAAACCGTTTATAAGCGCGGACAGATTTAA
- the ytfJ gene encoding GerW family sporulation protein has protein sequence MSDHPIQGLMTTAMENLKEMIDVNTIIGDPVETPDGSVILTVSKVGFGFAAGGSEFMLEGSGREGEGKPKHPFGGGSGGGVSITPIAFLIVSSHGVKMVHLDESTHLYEKILDLAPQAVDKIQQMMSKNNGSGNSSQDGKSEGQSSQNRSNEYNGPKHDLDF, from the coding sequence ATGTCTGATCATCCGATACAAGGCTTGATGACGACCGCAATGGAAAATTTGAAAGAAATGATTGATGTGAATACAATCATCGGGGACCCGGTTGAAACTCCTGATGGAAGTGTGATCCTTACCGTATCAAAGGTCGGTTTCGGCTTTGCAGCAGGCGGCAGTGAGTTCATGCTTGAAGGTTCAGGCCGCGAGGGAGAAGGCAAACCGAAGCATCCGTTTGGCGGAGGAAGCGGCGGCGGAGTTTCCATAACGCCGATTGCTTTTTTAATCGTAAGTTCCCACGGAGTTAAAATGGTCCATCTGGACGAGAGCACACATCTATATGAAAAAATCCTTGATTTGGCCCCTCAGGCTGTTGATAAGATCCAGCAGATGATGTCAAAAAATAACGGATCAGGGAACAGCAGCCAGGATGGAAAGAGCGAAGGCCAAAGCAGCCAGAACCGCTCGAACGAATACAATGGACCAAAGCATGACCTGGACTTCTAA
- the rarD gene encoding EamA family transporter RarD, translating to MTDTEVKQGALYAGLSYLIWGILPIYWKLLNHVSADEILASRVFWSFIFMLAVLVLTRKWPDFVRTLRGIRNNKKQMLALTIASLLISCNWFIYIWAVNSGQMIEASLGYYINPLVSVLLGIVVLKEKLSSVQAVSFLLAAAGVLIMTLSYGRFPWIAVVLALSFGLYGLAKKLIKVESAIGLTLETMVVMPLALGYLIYLFAAGKQSFLAISTGTDLLLIGAGAATAIPLLYFAKGAQKIPLSMLGYLQYIAPTLTLLLGIFVYGEEFTKTHLVAFLFIWLALTVYSLSRTKLFANMKWKHGKGLGM from the coding sequence ATGACAGATACTGAAGTAAAACAAGGGGCCCTGTACGCAGGGCTGTCTTATTTGATATGGGGCATCCTGCCGATCTACTGGAAGCTTCTCAATCATGTGAGTGCTGATGAAATCCTGGCCAGCCGGGTTTTCTGGTCCTTCATCTTTATGCTGGCTGTACTTGTCCTGACCAGGAAATGGCCGGATTTTGTCCGGACATTGAGAGGAATACGGAACAACAAGAAGCAAATGCTCGCTCTGACAATTGCTTCCTTGCTCATAAGCTGCAACTGGTTCATATACATTTGGGCAGTCAATTCCGGCCAAATGATTGAAGCAAGCCTTGGCTACTATATCAACCCGCTGGTCAGTGTCCTTCTGGGAATAGTTGTTTTAAAAGAAAAGCTTTCCTCTGTGCAGGCAGTATCTTTCCTGCTGGCTGCAGCGGGTGTGCTTATCATGACCCTCTCTTATGGACGTTTTCCATGGATTGCGGTTGTGCTTGCTTTATCTTTTGGCCTTTACGGTTTGGCAAAGAAACTGATCAAGGTGGAATCTGCCATTGGACTGACGCTCGAAACGATGGTTGTCATGCCATTGGCACTTGGATATCTGATTTATTTATTTGCAGCCGGAAAGCAGTCCTTCCTGGCCATTTCCACAGGAACGGATCTCCTGCTGATCGGTGCAGGAGCAGCCACTGCGATCCCGCTTCTGTATTTTGCCAAAGGGGCACAGAAAATACCGCTTTCCATGCTGGGTTATCTGCAGTATATCGCCCCGACATTGACACTGCTGCTCGGCATTTTCGTATATGGTGAAGAATTCACAAAGACCCATCTGGTTGCATTCTTGTTCATTTGGCTTGCTTTGACCGTCTACTCGCTGTCCAGAACGAAATTATTTGCCAATATGAAATGGAAGCATGGAAAAGGGCTGGGGATGTAA
- the sppA gene encoding signal peptide peptidase SppA has translation MNGKRWAALGIAAALLFFSIITSVLSTFAFRNAESTFADMFPVDEAFSEEIIEPGSSSKKIAVLNVDGTIQDAGDASSLFASPGYNHKSFMKKLDHVKEDDSVKAVILRVNSPGGGVVESSEIHDKIVEIQKEAKKPVYISMGSMAASGGYYISAPAEKIYASPETLTGSLGVIMQGYNYAGLAEKYGVEFVTIKSGPYKDIMSPSREMTEEEREILQSMIDNSYEGFVKVISEGRGIPADQVRKIADGRIYDGRQAKELNLIDGFGFFEDVVDELEKDHKLKGAQVVSYSENMGFGSLFSMGARKVMGDDIEMAGMMKLLSQPNAPRLMYMYSE, from the coding sequence ATGAATGGGAAAAGATGGGCGGCTCTTGGAATAGCCGCTGCACTGCTGTTTTTCTCCATTATTACTAGTGTGCTGTCGACTTTCGCATTTAGAAATGCCGAAAGCACATTTGCGGATATGTTTCCAGTTGATGAAGCATTTTCTGAAGAAATCATTGAACCGGGCAGCAGTTCAAAGAAAATTGCCGTCCTGAATGTAGATGGGACCATCCAGGATGCAGGAGATGCCAGCTCACTGTTTGCCAGTCCCGGCTATAACCACAAATCTTTCATGAAAAAGCTGGACCATGTTAAAGAGGATGATAGTGTGAAAGCGGTCATTCTTCGCGTGAATTCCCCGGGTGGCGGTGTAGTGGAAAGCTCGGAGATCCATGATAAGATCGTGGAAATCCAGAAGGAAGCGAAAAAGCCTGTGTACATATCAATGGGGTCCATGGCTGCTTCCGGCGGCTATTATATTTCAGCACCTGCTGAAAAAATCTATGCCAGTCCTGAAACCCTGACAGGCTCCCTGGGTGTCATCATGCAGGGATATAATTATGCAGGGCTTGCCGAAAAGTATGGCGTAGAATTTGTCACGATCAAGAGTGGACCTTACAAAGATATTATGAGCCCTTCAAGGGAGATGACGGAAGAAGAACGGGAGATCCTCCAGTCTATGATCGACAATTCTTATGAGGGCTTTGTTAAAGTCATTTCAGAAGGAAGGGGCATCCCGGCAGATCAGGTGAGGAAAATCGCCGACGGACGGATCTATGACGGCCGCCAGGCAAAAGAGCTCAATCTGATTGATGGTTTCGGCTTCTTTGAAGATGTTGTAGATGAACTGGAGAAAGACCATAAGCTTAAGGGTGCACAGGTAGTCAGCTATTCGGAAAATATGGGCTTTGGCTCCTTGTTCAGCATGGGTGCGCGGAAAGTGATGGGCGATGATATTGAAATGGCCGGCATGATGAAGCTGTTGTCACAGCCGAATGCCCCGCGGCTGATGTACATGTATTCAGAATGA
- a CDS encoding alpha/beta-type small acid-soluble spore protein produces the protein MASSNNSNQLLVPGVQQALDSMKYEIATEFGVNLGAETTSRANGSVGGEITKRLVQMAEQQLGGFQR, from the coding sequence ATGGCAAGCAGCAACAACTCTAACCAGCTTCTAGTACCTGGCGTACAGCAAGCTCTTGACTCAATGAAATACGAAATCGCTACTGAATTTGGTGTTAACCTTGGCGCTGAAACAACTTCACGTGCTAACGGTTCAGTAGGAGGAGAAATCACTAAGCGTTTAGTTCAAATGGCTGAACAACAGCTTGGAGGTTTCCAACGCTAA
- the mbcS gene encoding acyl-CoA synthetase MbcS, with the protein MKREDLLAPEKYNLVSEMEKFAEAPERTAILWESGEGERKEITYSRLLSNANKIGNVFFGSGLRQGDVVLIMVPRLIEAYQTYIAALKMGLVVIPCSEMLRSKDIQYRINHGDVKAIVCFSPFTEQFAGVTEAASLPKFVIGEPVPGWIPLDEKMEAASDIMETAGTNRDDMAFLSYTSGTTGNPKGVVHTHGWAYAHLRAAGPNWLCIKEGDTVWATAGPGWQKWIWSPFLSVLGSGGTGLVYSGKFEPKKYLALLQDYKVNVLCCTPTEYRLMAKVDNLAEYSLPDLHSAVSAGEPLNREVIDAFKKHFDIEVRDGYGQTENTLLVGITKGMELRPGSMGKPIPGNSVEIINEDGKACGPGEVGDIAVHIETPALFKNYYKDPERTAMQFRGEYYVTGDKAKKDEDGYFWFEGRGDDIIISSGYTIGPFEVEDALVKHPYVKECAVVASPDEIRGAVVKAFIVLQDGIAEDKPDLINTLQEHVKELTAPYKYPRRVEFLSELPKTTSGKIRRVELRKKEMEEAARS; encoded by the coding sequence ATGAAGCGTGAAGATCTGCTGGCGCCAGAAAAATATAATCTGGTCTCTGAAATGGAAAAGTTTGCAGAAGCTCCTGAAAGAACTGCCATCCTGTGGGAAAGCGGGGAAGGAGAAAGAAAGGAAATTACATATTCCAGACTCCTGTCCAATGCCAATAAAATTGGAAACGTTTTCTTTGGGAGCGGCCTAAGGCAGGGGGATGTAGTCCTGATCATGGTCCCGCGCCTTATAGAAGCTTACCAGACGTACATAGCGGCACTTAAAATGGGCCTGGTAGTCATTCCCTGCTCAGAGATGCTCCGCTCTAAAGATATCCAATACAGGATCAATCATGGCGATGTGAAAGCCATTGTATGCTTTTCGCCGTTTACAGAGCAATTTGCAGGTGTTACGGAAGCTGCTTCGCTGCCTAAATTTGTGATTGGAGAGCCTGTGCCGGGCTGGATTCCGCTGGATGAAAAGATGGAGGCAGCCTCTGATATCATGGAGACTGCTGGAACAAACAGGGACGACATGGCTTTCCTGTCCTATACTTCCGGTACCACGGGCAATCCTAAGGGAGTTGTACATACACATGGCTGGGCATATGCACATCTCCGTGCCGCCGGGCCCAACTGGCTTTGCATCAAGGAGGGGGATACTGTCTGGGCCACTGCCGGCCCCGGCTGGCAGAAATGGATATGGAGCCCTTTCCTCTCTGTGCTGGGTTCTGGGGGAACAGGACTGGTGTATTCAGGAAAATTCGAGCCGAAAAAATATCTTGCACTCCTTCAGGATTATAAAGTCAATGTTCTTTGCTGCACCCCGACAGAATACAGGCTGATGGCAAAGGTCGACAATCTTGCTGAATACAGCCTCCCGGATCTTCATAGTGCAGTCTCAGCCGGAGAGCCGCTTAACCGCGAAGTGATTGATGCTTTCAAAAAGCATTTTGATATTGAAGTGCGGGACGGATACGGCCAGACGGAAAACACCCTGCTGGTCGGCATAACAAAAGGGATGGAGCTTAGGCCTGGTTCGATGGGAAAGCCGATTCCCGGCAATTCTGTTGAGATCATCAATGAAGATGGAAAGGCATGCGGACCTGGGGAAGTGGGGGATATCGCCGTCCATATTGAAACCCCTGCGTTATTTAAAAATTATTATAAGGATCCTGAACGGACCGCCATGCAATTCAGGGGTGAATATTATGTGACCGGAGACAAAGCGAAAAAGGATGAAGACGGGTATTTCTGGTTTGAAGGCAGGGGAGATGATATTATCATCAGCTCCGGATATACAATCGGGCCGTTTGAGGTGGAGGATGCTCTTGTCAAACATCCGTACGTCAAGGAATGTGCCGTCGTGGCCAGCCCGGACGAAATCCGCGGAGCAGTCGTCAAAGCATTTATCGTCCTGCAGGATGGCATCGCGGAAGATAAGCCGGATCTCATTAATACCTTGCAGGAGCATGTAAAGGAGCTGACTGCCCCTTATAAATATCCCCGCAGGGTTGAGTTTCTTTCAGAGCTTCCAAAAACCACCTCAGGAAAGATCCGCAGGGTAGAGCTGAGGAAAAAAGAAATGGAGGAGGCTGCCCGCAGCTAG
- the tpx gene encoding thiol peroxidase, producing MASITFKGNPVTLLGNEVKAGDQAPEFKVLANDLSEVTLADSKGQVRLISVVPSIDTGVCDAQTRRFNEEASKLDNVKVLTVSVDLPFAQKRWCAAAGIENVQTVSDHRDLSFGEAYGVAIKELRLLARAVFVVDSNDKVVYAQYVSEATDHPDYEAAVEAARQAE from the coding sequence ATGGCATCAATTACTTTTAAAGGAAATCCGGTTACTTTGCTGGGGAATGAAGTGAAAGCAGGAGACCAGGCTCCGGAATTCAAAGTGCTTGCCAATGACTTATCTGAGGTAACGCTTGCGGATTCCAAGGGCCAGGTAAGACTGATTAGTGTTGTTCCCTCTATTGATACAGGCGTTTGCGACGCTCAGACGCGCCGATTCAATGAAGAAGCATCAAAGCTTGATAATGTAAAAGTTCTTACAGTCAGCGTAGATCTTCCTTTCGCACAGAAGCGCTGGTGCGCAGCTGCCGGCATTGAAAATGTGCAGACAGTTTCAGACCACCGCGACCTTTCTTTCGGTGAAGCTTACGGAGTAGCAATAAAGGAGCTCCGCCTTCTTGCACGGGCAGTATTTGTTGTTGATTCCAATGACAAAGTGGTTTATGCCCAATATGTGAGCGAAGCAACTGACCATCCTGACTACGAAGCTGCAGTGGAAGCTGCAAGGCAAGCTGAATAA